The region AGAACCCGAACAGCGTCTGCAGGTAGTTCATGACGTTGTCGTAGCCCATGGCGATCTGGGCGGTGAAGATCGCGATGACGGTGGCCGCGACGGTCGCGAGGCGGCCGATGCGCAGGTAGTAGTCGTCGCTGTGGTTCTTGCGGATGTAGCGCTGCCACAGGTCGTAGGAGAAGACCGTGTTGAAGGCCGAGATGTTGGCCGCCATGCCGGCCATGAAGGCGGCGAGGAGACCAGCGATCGCCAGGCCGAGCAGGCCGTTGGGCAGCACGTCGCGCATCAGCAACAGGAGCGCGTCGTTGTAGGTCACCCCGTCACCGGAGGCTCCTCCACCTGGTGAGCCGCCGTTCTTCAGGTCGATCATCTCGGTGACCAGGACGGCCGAGACCATGCCCGGGATGATCACGATGAACGGGATGAACATCTTCGGGAAGGCCCCGATGATCGGGGTCTTGCGGGCCGCGGAGATCGAGTCGGAGGCCATCGCGCGCTGCACCTCGACGAAGTTGGTCGTCCAGTAGCCGAAGGAGAGCACGAAGCCGAGGCCGAAGACGATGCCGATCACCGACAGCAGCGGCGAGTCGAAGCCGGACAGCGCCTGGCCGGGCCAGGACTCGAGCTGCTGGCTCGCCGGGGCGACGCCCGCGTCAGCAGGTGCGCTGCCGGCCGCCGCGGTGATCTTGTCGGTGAGGCCGTCCCAGCCGCCGACGCGGTGCAGGCCGATGAGGGTCAGCGGCACCAGCGAGGCCACGATGACGAAGAACTGGAGCACCTCGTTGTAGATCGCCGCGCTCAGGCCGCCGAGGGTGATGTAGGACAGCACGATGGCGCCGGCGACGATGAGGGCGATCCAGATCGGCCAGCCCAGCAGGGCGTGCACGATGCTGGCGAGCAGCGCGAGGTTGACGCCCGCGATGAGGAGCTGGGCCACGGCGAAGCTGATCGCGTTGACCAGGTGGGCGCCGGTGCCGAAGCGCCGGAACATGAACTCGGGGACCGAGCGGACCTTGGAGCCGTAGTAGAACGGCATCATCACGACACCGAGGAACAGCATCGCCGGCACTGCGCCGACCCAGAAGTAGTGCACCGTCGGCATGCCGATCTCGGCACCGTTGGCCGACATGCCCATGATCTCGACGGCGCCGAGGTTGGCCGAGATGAACGCCAGGCCGGTGACCCACGCGGGGAGCGAACGCCCCGAGAGGAAGAAGTCGATCGAGTCGGAGACCTGTCGTCTGGCCATCACGCCGATGCCGAGGACGAAGCCGAAGTAGATCGCCACCAGCAGGTAGTCGAGCCAGGATGCGTCGATCAGGGTGTCTGACGACATGTCACCTCCCGAGATTCATTTGTTTGGGCCACCCAGCAACCTAGACCTCCCCCGGCTTTTCGCGCGACCACCCTTCGGGATGTCAGGGTGAGGACATGTCGGACGGAGCGTTCTCGGGCCGCGTGGTCGCACTCCTCGTGCTCCTCGGCCTCGCGCTGGCGGTCGTCCCGACCCTGGCCGCCGGGTTCGTGATGTGCGGCGTCTCCGGCTGCACGGGTGGCGGCTTCGGCGTGTCGACCGACCCCGGTCTCACCCGCATCCTGCTGGTCGTGGCCGGCCTCACCGCGGCGCTGCCGCTCGGGGCGTACGCCGCCGCCCACCGCAGCGGCGTGCTCGCTCTCTCGGCCCTCGGCCTCGCGGTCGTCTCGACCCTCGTTGCCGGGCTCGTCATCGGCTCCGACGTCGCCGGCTGCCCCCGCACGCTGGACTCGGCCGCCTGCCGGGACGAGTCCCGCTAGCCGTGTTGCCCAGGCACGTTGTGCGGTGATCGTGACGTGGATATCACGTCATGAGGACCGCACTGGGCCCCCGGAGCCGGACGTCCGCAGCGCACCGGCAGCTCAGCGGGTGCGGCTCACTCCCACTCGATGGTGCCCGGGGGCTTGGAGGTGATGTCGAGGGTGACCCGGTTGATCTCCTCGACCTCGTTGGTGATCCGGGTCGAGATGCGCTCCATGACCTCGTAGGGCAGGCGGGCCCAGTCGGCGGTCATCGCGTCCTCGGAGGTGACGGGTCGGATCACGACGGGGTGGCCGTAGGTGCGACCGTCGCCCTGGACGCCGACGGAGCGGACGTCGGCGAGGAGCACGACCGGCATCTGCCAGATGTCGCGGTCGAGGCCCGCGCGGGTGAGCTCCTGGCGGGCGATCGCGTCGGCGCGGCGGAGGATGTCGAGCCGGTCGGCGGTGACCTCGCCGATGATCCGGATGCCGAGGCCGGGGCCCGGGAAGGGCTGGCGCCACACCATCTCGGCCGGCAGGCCGAGCTGCTCGCCGACGAGGCGGACCTCGTCCTTGAAGAGCGTGCGGAGCGGCTCGACCAGCGCGAACTCGAGGTCCTCGGGCAGGCCGCCGACGTTGTGGTGCGACTTGATGTTGGACGTCCCGGCACCGCCGCCCGACTCGACGACGTCGGGATAGAGCGTGCCCTGGACGAGGAAGCCGACCTTCTCGCCCTGCTCGGCGGCCTCGCCGAGCACCGTGGCCTCGGCGGCCTCGAAGGCGCGGATGAACTCGCGGCCGATGATCTTGCGCTTCTCCTCGGGGTCGGTGACCCCGGCGAGCGCGGTGAGGAAGGCCTCCTGGGCGTCGTAGACGTGGAGGTTCACGCCGGTCGCGGCGACGAAGTCGCGCTCGACCTGCTCGGCCTCGCCCTCGCGGAGCAGGCCGTGGTCGACGAAGACGCAGTGCAGCCGGTCGCCGATCGCGCGCTGCACGATGGCCGCGGCGACGGCGGAGTCGACGCCGCCGGAGAGGCCGCAGATCGCGAGGCCGGAGTCGCCGATCTGCTCGCGGACGCGCTCGATCTGCTCCTCGGCGATGTTGAGCATCGTCCAGGTCTGGCGGGCACCGGCGATGTGGTGCAGGAAGTGCTCGAGCACCTTCTGGCCGTGCTCGGAGTGCAGCACCTCGGGGTGCCACTGCACACCGGCGAGACGACGGTCGAGGTCCTCGAACGCGGCGACCGGCGTGACGTCGGTGGAAGCGAGGACGGTGAACCCCGCGGGCGCCTGGGCGACCGAGTCGCCGTGCGACATCCAGACCCGGTGCTCGGCGGGGATGCCCTCGAGCAGCGTGCCCGGCTCCGAGACCGTCACGGGAGTACGGCCGTACTCACGCGCGCCGGTCTGGGCAACCTCGCCGCCGAGGCCCGCGGCCATCAGCTGGAAGCCGTAGCACATGCCGAAGACCGGCACCCCGGCCGTGAAGACGCCCGTGTCGATGCCGGGGGCACCGTCGGCGTACACGCTGGAGGGACCGCCGGACAGGATGATCGCCTTCGGGTTGCGGGCGAGCATGTCCTCGACGGGCATCGTGTGCGGCACGATCTCGGAGTAGACACGCGCCTCGCGCACCCGTCGCGCGATGAGCTGGGCGTACTGCGCCCCGAAGTCGACGACGAGGACCAGGTCGTGCTCTGCAGGCTGCGTCACGGACGGAGTCTATCGGCGGTCATCCCCGCTCCCACATCGGCCGAAATCGTCCCAGGGCCCGATCGGGGAGGGAGGGTGATCGGGCCCTGGGACTTCACTTCCCAGCGAGCTGCTGAGCAGCGTGCCGAGAACAGGGGCCCGGCCCTTGGGAGGGAGCATGACTGCCGGACCCCTCACCCGGCCCAACGAGGTCTGCGGAGGTCCGTTATGGCCCGTTCGGATGATTCTTCGCCGTCAGCTGACGCCGACGATGGGCAGGCGCAGCGCACCGGGCGCCGCGTCCGGCACGACCGGGTTCTTCGGCTCGACCGGCGACAGCTGGACGTAGGCCGACCCCAGGGCGGGTCGCGGGTCGGCCTCGCCCTTGTTGGGCCAGAAGGCCATCGCGCGCTCGGCCTGGGCGGTGATCGTGAGCGACGGGTTCACCCCGAGGTTGGCCGAGACGGCCGAGCCGTCGACGACGTGCAGCCCCTCGTGCCCGAAGAGCCGCTGCCACGGGTCGACCACACCGGTCTCGGGCGAGTCGCCGATCGTGCAGCCGCCGATGAAGTGCGCGGTCAACGGCCGGTTGAAGGGCTCGCCGACGTTGCCCCCGGGCGTACCGCCCATGACGTCGGCCATCCGGCGCACGGCGTCGTAGGCGACCGGGATGTAGGTCGGGTTGGGCCGGCCGTGTCCCTGCACGCTCGTCATCCGCCACCCGAACCGGCCCTTGACGCCCTTCGTGGTGATC is a window of Nocardioides oleivorans DNA encoding:
- a CDS encoding sodium:solute symporter family protein, which produces MSSDTLIDASWLDYLLVAIYFGFVLGIGVMARRQVSDSIDFFLSGRSLPAWVTGLAFISANLGAVEIMGMSANGAEIGMPTVHYFWVGAVPAMLFLGVVMMPFYYGSKVRSVPEFMFRRFGTGAHLVNAISFAVAQLLIAGVNLALLASIVHALLGWPIWIALIVAGAIVLSYITLGGLSAAIYNEVLQFFVIVASLVPLTLIGLHRVGGWDGLTDKITAAAGSAPADAGVAPASQQLESWPGQALSGFDSPLLSVIGIVFGLGFVLSFGYWTTNFVEVQRAMASDSISAARKTPIIGAFPKMFIPFIVIIPGMVSAVLVTEMIDLKNGGSPGGGASGDGVTYNDALLLLMRDVLPNGLLGLAIAGLLAAFMAGMAANISAFNTVFSYDLWQRYIRKNHSDDYYLRIGRLATVAATVIAIFTAQIAMGYDNVMNYLQTLFGFFNAPLFATFILGMFWKRMTPTAGWVGLVAGTLSAIAVDRLAAAGVIDLPGQGAAFLAASTAFVVDIVLSIVVSLVTKPKPASELKGLVYSETPREDRTDPNEAAMPWYRRTVPLAGIALVMVIILNVAF
- the guaA gene encoding glutamine-hydrolyzing GMP synthase, with the protein product MTQPAEHDLVLVVDFGAQYAQLIARRVREARVYSEIVPHTMPVEDMLARNPKAIILSGGPSSVYADGAPGIDTGVFTAGVPVFGMCYGFQLMAAGLGGEVAQTGAREYGRTPVTVSEPGTLLEGIPAEHRVWMSHGDSVAQAPAGFTVLASTDVTPVAAFEDLDRRLAGVQWHPEVLHSEHGQKVLEHFLHHIAGARQTWTMLNIAEEQIERVREQIGDSGLAICGLSGGVDSAVAAAIVQRAIGDRLHCVFVDHGLLREGEAEQVERDFVAATGVNLHVYDAQEAFLTALAGVTDPEEKRKIIGREFIRAFEAAEATVLGEAAEQGEKVGFLVQGTLYPDVVESGGGAGTSNIKSHHNVGGLPEDLEFALVEPLRTLFKDEVRLVGEQLGLPAEMVWRQPFPGPGLGIRIIGEVTADRLDILRRADAIARQELTRAGLDRDIWQMPVVLLADVRSVGVQGDGRTYGHPVVIRPVTSEDAMTADWARLPYEVMERISTRITNEVEEINRVTLDITSKPPGTIEWE